One region of Mesomycoplasma ovipneumoniae genomic DNA includes:
- a CDS encoding lysylphosphatidylglycerol synthase transmembrane domain-containing protein: MKYLAINRDVDLENQKLIFFNYDSPLELSNSKIIGFVGNKPNSINENYIFSLASTISDLVKEKNYKKILINSSSNNFGIAFASIFYNALASDSNKEILIFEEKFGYSQSLARHYFINNDFDFFINIEVNLSNKNLNLTVLSFYKKNLTLLTPEEERKINKTEQKPFFYRNSQIYLTPKFQINSDHILKFYNYFDLNFYKLENFYQFYDSESIFLTNFLKDHFDTEKSKFLPIKKSFPIEKITRQVSDNSIIWKKITTSAKIKTNVIFWLKKNKIIAAVRKNFNFNIIKDNDFQLLVLDFLERNWKNGKYFLISHQANNYISEFIEQKFGAKIAKFCEYNENSETELLKIREKTSDEVVVITSKSVHFVPKVSENSIKYGISTQFSILWYVKIFEFYTQKNLNIFEIIQKMKNELNFVFQYKYRMKATPSTFDKIVNLLVNESDAQFRPQGYNISNSDSGKHSIKLKVNLQNNDFYTLIYFKPKQELTLYTNFLSKNHTEKEAVFLENLLIDKIKLANKNLVSSKNNKTKNFLKFGIFITTIVVILVILFYNFYNSSFADGSPTKIFVKFYQFFFESRVNRLVLIGAIAHFLFWNLTSTLQLRRIFKHQKVETRFRHLFVASFIATFMQFSTPFSFGGEISYYWYLQKKKYPLKNISATLTYNALIHQVFNLFVSLILIPVGFIYYRDLFILDSWEKIIFFAWLVANIFLNVLVLLIIIIISVWKKLQYLLIKLFVSLLNLNFLKKIEDRQRLEYRFQFLIDNFKNHFMQVLSNKKLLTKILLFYKFPVFFINFSFVILIITLKEQGLDLSTINFHDYLKFISGFTLLQISNNLSPSPGGVGSADLITKLIFRSFFDEANSLNLDIFNFTNRIYTWFLPYLLSAIGILTVWVGEKRVDRYKEIQNTMQENLVLNYKLKKQDSHFFFYALFFWAFVSIGIVIFVFAI; this comes from the coding sequence ATGAAATATTTAGCAATTAATCGCGATGTTGACCTAGAAAACCAAAAGTTGATTTTTTTTAACTATGATTCTCCTCTTGAATTAAGTAATTCTAAAATTATCGGCTTTGTTGGAAATAAACCTAATTCAATAAATGAAAACTATATTTTTAGTTTAGCATCAACTATTTCTGATCTTGTTAAAGAAAAAAACTATAAGAAAATTTTAATTAATAGTAGTTCCAACAACTTTGGGATAGCTTTTGCATCAATTTTTTACAACGCTTTAGCCTCCGATTCTAACAAAGAAATCTTAATTTTTGAGGAAAAATTTGGATATTCCCAAAGTTTAGCCCGTCATTATTTTATAAATAATGATTTTGATTTTTTCATAAATATTGAAGTTAATTTGTCAAATAAAAATTTAAATCTAACAGTTTTAAGCTTTTATAAAAAAAACTTAACACTTTTAACACCTGAAGAAGAAAGAAAAATAAACAAAACTGAGCAAAAACCATTTTTTTATAGAAATTCGCAAATTTATTTAACGCCAAAATTTCAAATTAATTCAGATCATATTTTGAAATTTTACAATTATTTTGATTTAAATTTTTACAAATTAGAAAATTTCTACCAGTTTTATGATTCAGAGTCAATTTTTTTAACTAATTTTTTAAAAGATCATTTTGATACTGAAAAAAGTAAATTTTTACCAATAAAAAAGAGTTTTCCGATTGAAAAAATTACAAGGCAAGTTAGTGATAATTCAATAATTTGAAAAAAAATCACAACAAGCGCTAAAATTAAGACAAATGTAATTTTCTGACTCAAAAAAAACAAAATTATAGCTGCTGTGCGCAAAAATTTTAACTTTAATATTATAAAAGATAATGATTTTCAGTTGTTAGTACTTGATTTTCTTGAAAGAAATTGAAAAAATGGCAAATATTTTTTGATAAGCCATCAAGCTAATAATTACATCTCTGAGTTTATTGAGCAGAAATTTGGTGCTAAAATCGCAAAATTTTGTGAATATAATGAGAATTCAGAAACTGAATTACTTAAAATTCGAGAAAAAACTAGTGATGAAGTTGTTGTTATAACATCAAAAAGCGTTCATTTTGTCCCTAAAGTTTCTGAAAATTCAATTAAATACGGAATCAGCACTCAATTTTCTATTCTTTGGTATGTCAAAATTTTTGAATTTTACACCCAAAAAAATTTAAATATATTTGAAATTATCCAAAAGATGAAAAATGAGTTGAATTTTGTTTTCCAATATAAGTACCGAATGAAGGCAACTCCATCAACTTTTGATAAAATTGTAAACTTGCTTGTAAATGAAAGTGATGCTCAATTTCGTCCACAAGGATACAATATTTCAAATTCAGATTCAGGAAAACATTCAATAAAATTAAAAGTTAATTTGCAAAATAACGATTTTTACACATTAATTTACTTTAAACCAAAACAAGAATTAACACTCTACACAAATTTTTTATCAAAAAATCACACCGAAAAAGAAGCAGTTTTTTTGGAAAACCTTCTTATTGATAAAATTAAACTTGCAAATAAAAATCTAGTGTCATCAAAAAACAATAAAACGAAAAATTTTCTTAAATTTGGGATTTTTATAACAACTATTGTCGTAATTTTAGTTATTTTATTTTATAATTTCTACAACTCTAGTTTTGCAGACGGCTCGCCTACAAAAATTTTTGTTAAATTTTATCAATTTTTTTTCGAATCTCGGGTAAACAGATTAGTTCTTATTGGTGCAATTGCTCATTTTTTATTTTGAAATTTAACCTCAACCTTACAATTACGACGAATTTTTAAACATCAAAAGGTAGAAACGAGATTTAGACACCTTTTTGTTGCTAGTTTTATTGCCACTTTTATGCAATTTTCTACACCTTTTTCATTTGGTGGTGAAATAAGTTATTATTGATATTTGCAAAAAAAGAAATATCCATTGAAAAATATCAGCGCAACCCTGACATATAATGCCCTAATTCATCAGGTTTTTAATTTATTTGTGAGTTTGATTTTAATTCCAGTTGGCTTTATTTACTATCGTGATCTTTTTATTCTAGATTCTTGGGAAAAAATCATCTTCTTTGCTTGACTTGTTGCTAATATTTTTTTAAATGTCCTAGTTTTATTAATAATTATAATTATTTCTGTTTGAAAAAAATTGCAATATTTGTTGATTAAATTATTTGTTTCACTTTTAAATCTCAATTTTTTAAAAAAAATTGAGGACAGACAGCGATTAGAATATCGCTTTCAATTTCTAATTGATAATTTCAAAAACCATTTTATGCAAGTTTTGTCTAATAAAAAACTGCTTACAAAAATACTTTTATTTTACAAATTCCCAGTTTTTTTCATAAATTTCTCTTTTGTAATTTTAATTATCACTTTAAAAGAACAAGGTTTAGATCTAAGTACTATTAATTTTCACGATTATCTCAAATTTATATCAGGATTTACACTTTTACAAATTTCAAACAACCTCTCGCCTTCTCCAGGTGGGGTAGGTTCGGCTGATTTAATAACAAAATTAATTTTCAGAAGTTTCTTTGATGAAGCAAACTCTTTAAATTTAGATATTTTTAACTTTACTAATAGAATTTATACTTGATTTTTACCTTATTTATTATCGGCGATTGGAATTTTGACTGTTTGAGTAGGTGAAAAAAGAGTTGATCGCTACAAAGAAATCCAAAACACGATGCAAGAAAACTTAGTTTTGAATTACAAACTAAAAAAACAGGATAGTCATTTCTTTTTTTATGCTTTATTTTTTTGAGCATTTGTTTCTATCGGGATTGTAATTTTTGTTTTTGCGATTTAA